The Lutzomyia longipalpis isolate SR_M1_2022 chromosome 2, ASM2433408v1 DNA window TCTCTCAGtgtcctttttttattatttgccgTAGTTATTATTGTTTGGCAGAAACCACCATATGCCGGGGTGAACTATCGATTTCCCAGGGAAATTCCGGATTGATTTACATCACACAATGGGGTGGGTCTGATGctgttttctatttttttaataacaaattataaaaaaaaatcttttttttttaatttttaaatattgagggtttaattcaaatttaaaagaataaaatattggcTCCATATAATCGTGAGTCAGAAAAAGACTACTTGAGACTCAAATCCCATTTTTGCGACTCAactcttttcttatttagacTCAGCCTTTGACTAATgtagactcaatttttaacagaTGTAGACGCAGCCTTTGCCTTatggtgactcaatttttaacttatctgtactacaaaatacctaatgtagccgcgagttttaacttaaggcgatgttaaaaaaaaaagtaagacaacgaatattttaaatgaacaGAATCTTATTAGTGGAATATTAATATATCAAAGAAggtctttttatttattttttgttttttaggaatttatttaatttgcttAACATGTTGCTTAATTTGAGACACCTAAACTCACCTACATTGTCAttcattttgcataaaattatgcATATAAAATGCAGACAGGCAGCTCACAGCTGAAACCGCGAAAACAATATAATTGGGTGCAATTGTAAATGAGACgtatcaataaaatgaataataaagttgggaaaataaatttccacccAAGTGTAGGTATAATTGTGTGCAGGAGAAAAAGAGTTAATATGAGAAATAGCTCAATAAGTGAACAGAAGGAAAATATGAGCAAgtttatgcaatttattatattaatgCAGCTCCCAGGTTTTCTTACGCcgagaaaagttaattaaaatttatctcccCATCCCCCCAGTTATCTCGTATTATTTATACggcaaacaaattaatttgttgctCATATTTTCACATGGGTTGGTGCTAAAGGAAAATAGTgcaatcataaattttccccacaattgccgaaggaagaaaaactcttttcactcttttgcctttttttctgtatactTACCTCCTTGtgcaaaactttcaaaaacttttctcaacataagttttctttaagagaACTTTTCACGGTGTATTCGAGGATTTAACAGTCCTACACCATCGTGGAATTCCTCGTGGGAGAAATCCTTCTgaagggggtgggtgggaaaGGGGTGAAAATATGGGAATTAGTGGTCGTCAAAAATTGCCCCCAATTTGCATGATGTGGCAttgcagaaaacaatttaaaatgtgAGCACAAAAGCAAGTTCTTGTCTCTCAAGGAGGAAATTATCACGGAATTTCCAAATGTCgcagaaatgaaaattgacaTTAAACCTCGTTTTAccatttgcatttgaaaacACAACCATTCCACCCCCCATCTCTCCTCCCGCGCTGCAGGCAATCGATCCACTTTTGCCAAAGTTCACTCCCAAAGGGGGCTATTCATTTACACAAAATGAAGTACATTAcctttaaggaaaatttaaaaagaaattttagaaaaattctttgaaaaaattgatttatccttaaatgaaatttcataaaaaaaagttttaagattcaattaatttgaaggaatttatCGGATTTTGCATGAGAAGTTTTCTCATTCGAGGAAACTATTAAAACCACGCgcaaagaaattttgtatttccTACTGGAATCAGCTGGCAAAGGTCCTTTAAGGATTTgcctaaaaatgcaaacaatgacatCACCATTGTCTTCTCTCTTTTAATGCATGAAATAAAGCTCAgtggtgacgtcattatttgcaTTATTGAATACAAAGTCTTTAACGGCTGTTCAAGCTACATATAAGTTCCAATGGGAAATGACTTTggcaaaaaatgaattttgaattttaatcgagtgtttttttttcttaaagaattgtattatttttttaaaatttaaatataagttaatttaagaaaaataatcaagtgatctaaatagttttaaatgcctaattttataaaaattatttcaaacttTTGTGATGAATTATGAATGATCATCTGAGATAAATTTAACGACAAATGATCAATTGAAGGGTTGGGAAATATACCATGCTAAGCAGAATTTAACATAGtatatcatattttccaactctcgatttaaatacttttttaaattaatactAATCAAAATCCAAAGGGCCGTAAGGGACACTTTACAGATATTCAAAAGGGACAGATTATGGCTTTCCAGAGAgcaaaattgaaggaaacttTAGGTTAAATGAGTATATTTGTGGTTTCTTGCTTAGGACTTACTTAGTATGGACTAAGTTCTTCAGGAAGCGTTTGCACAAGGAGACAATAAAGAAGTCAATAAAGCACTACAAGAGGACAATCTTGAGTTCTTACTCGTTGTCGGTTCGGGTCGCCAGGGGAAAATTCGTAACAATATAAATAACGATGAATTatgaatactttttttaaaattaaaaacgaaTCAATATCAAAAAAGCCATACAGGTATGCATAAAGGAACAGATTATGGTGGGTGAAATCCTTATTAATTCTGTTTTTATCTTCAAGGTAAATCACTGGGCTTCTCATTGGGCTCCCCCAACTAATAactaattctaattttttatgcaacaTCTTCAAGGTAACaaacagataaaaaaatattggcaGTTATCGCTTTAGAAGGTCACAAAAAATTCGCACTGACTCACCCCTTttataaatgaatgaatgaagagTCCTTTGAACGATATATTCCACTTAACAAAATTCCATTCGATGAGTAAGCCCCTCAATTGCACTCAAAACTTTCCACAAAATCCACTCAAAATGATTGGAAAAACAAAAcactgaaaaatcttttataaaatttttattcctacccatttttgggatttttcttcctccacaTTTCTTGTAAAGTTATACAGCAAATACAATTAAAGGTGTATATAATGATTGTATAATTTATATGCCACTTtataaattcatcattttactCCATTGTTTCAAATACATCTTTTTTATACCAAATAGAGATACTTGCAAATTTCTCCCTctaaatttatgcaaaaaacaTTGCAATATTACCCCCTATTGggcatcatttttttcctctctgtctctctttcAGGGGGATTTTTTCCTCATGGTAAATTCACTAATTTGTTTccgataaaaattattttatataattggGTGCATTCAATTAAGCACTGCGcggaaattcccaaaaaaattcaaataattaatatgCATGAAAAAAGGATATTCAGAAATAtgtatgaattattttttttaaataacaatttcTCCAATGCCgcaggaattaaaaaaaaaataaataaatattggttTATGGAGTCCCGGATGTTGGTGTTGAGGTGAAAAATGCGGCGCATAATTCCCAATACTATGTATgtcaaaattaacaaatatcTCGCGTGCACTAACAATAACGAATTAAATTCTCGCAAAAATTTAATGCTACaacaacaattttttctttctttatttttcttttttatttattaaaaaatgtgCATATGgtaacgcaaaaaaaaaacattttacgaTTAAATTGGcgcaaaaaatgcacaaaattgtttattgGCTCATTAATTTTAGTGCCTGATCGTCACAGTTTATCCTTTTGCACTAAATTTATAGCATTGTCCACTAATTGTTGAGTTTACGGGGGTTTTCTTTGTGGAATAGATGATCCTAGAAATCACTCACCTCACCCTCTGTGTCGGGGTAGGTGCACGTAAAGGGACTCCTGAGCCAGTGGCAGAGGGACTTGTCTGTGCGCTTAGTTTTCTTAGCGTGGATCTTTTGAGGTTCCCGCGGGGGAACCTTCGATCCTGCAGCTGAACTGAAACTCGATTCATCACTATCACGCACCGTGGCAACACTATGATACCCACTTTCAGCCCTACGTGATATCCCGGAGTGCTTTGAGGTGCGTGGCGTGGAATCATGCCCACTGTCGTACGCTTCGGACGTTGAAAGCGGTAGAGGTGGTAGCTGAGGAAGCTGCGTTTGCGAAAGGAGTGGCGTATCCGCCAGCAACTTCCCACATTCATCCTCAATAGCCGGCGATGGCGGTGGTTTGTTGTCATCCCCATCCAACTGAGTTGTCTTCTGGAGATTTGGATCTGATGCCCCATCGGGGTGTCGCAGGGATGCATACTGCTCCATGCCGGCTATGGCGACAATCCCATTGAGACTGGGAAGGGATGTTTGACTAGGGGATCGGGATAGGGTAATAGATTGACGGCAATCACGGCAACGCGGGGAGGGAGCACGATAGACGGGTTCACTGCAAACACTACCTGTTCCACCATTGAAGCGATACGCTGGTTCACTGTAGACACTTCCGGCATCCCCACCAACCCGGAAGACCGGAGTAACTTCGGCCATGGCCAGTTGTGACGTGAAGATTTCCCGTAAGCGGGCTAGTTGGTCAAACTGGTGcctacaataaaaaatacacagaaaaacgatttttccTAAGATACAAAGATCAGGAAGATAGGGAAGTCTTCTCAAAAGAAGTGAGACTacacggaaagaaaaaaagttgagtCGGCATAAAAATTTGGTGCTTTCTAGTGCAACAGCTACTAATCAGCTCCAACAGCTGATGACTCAATTTAAGCCAACTGGAGAAACTTGTTGAGCCAACTAGAAATTTGGCTAgctgataaattttattcgatCAAAGGAAactgttaaaataattatttgaatttggcgcgtaTTCAAGGCGGAACAGTCATGGTGGTAGCTTCGAATGGGGAATACAGGatatgtggggaaaattaaagatttagcAACTTGAGGTTTGTACACTCTTTGTAATAATTGTAGGTACTTTTTTCCCGGATTAGTTGGATGttcttcccggaaagtgctatAACTGGTTGGAATTTGTGCAGCTATTCTgcccattgcatcaggaagtttctaagggatcttaggaacttccttttTAACACCCGGTTGATTCTTGATTCGATTTTTGGGTCAAAATCTGTCCATTTAGGAAGTTTTCCTTGCAATTGCGTGAAGTATTTTTATACACACAGATTTCGACCCCTAAATTGAATCAAGGATCAACCGGGtgatgaaaaggaagttcctaagatATCTTAGAAACTTCGTGATGCAATGGGCAGAATGACTACACAATATCCAGCCACTTAttgcactttccgggaaccTATCAAACTGTTCTGGGATGAAAAGTATataaacttcaagttgctgaTCTTGCGGTGAAAATTACAGATGGAATACCGAAGCCAAAACGGATTCAGGTGAAATGATGAGAGAAAGATTCTTCTACGAAAAAGTTTGTTAGTAAACTTCTATCTTTTCCTAGCTCTAAACACGTTCAAAGattcaggaaaaaaaacttgaacaggtaaaagaattaaatatcttTCCTTACCTTGAGTTATCACCAATAACGCAATCACTAAATGTATCTCCAACGTGGAAACTGGACACAATGGACATATCCCCATGACTTAGAGCACTAAGTGGATGATCAGTTCCAATACCACTCCCCATTGTCTTGGCAATTTCTTCCTCCGTAACCTGCAGACCGCAATCCATCATCTGGACACTGGGAAGGTTTTCCCTGGAAATATGTCGTGAGCATGATGAGCCAATGTGGAGGCTTTCGTGTGATATCTCCCTAGATCCCAGCCTATCGATCAAGGGTAGAGCTGGTGGAACTTCCGACGGGCCACTATCTTGATCTTCCTCCTCTTGATTATCAATGGTAGTTGTTGTTGGTTGCGGGCAGGTGTTGGCTGTGTGATCCGAATGAATTTCTTCCTCCCGTTTGGCACCATTTTCCTGCAATGATCGTTGATCATCTTCAGATCGGCTACACTTGAACTGCGTCATGTGATACGTTTGTCTCTGATGATGTGGCGACGATGGTGATGACACAGCCAACTGATGACCACTATTCAGCATCTGTGTCGTTTGATTTTCAACCCACTGTCGAATCATAGATTTCTTGTGACTATCCATAAATCCATACGATCCGTTGGGATTGAGAGCACCAGGGAGGCATCCTGCAACCAATGTCTTCGCTGCAACCTGTGTTGCAGTCTTTGGACCATCTACCCACGTTTCGCACTGCTTTACGTGATTAATCTCTCGCATCAAGTGTCGAGCTTCAGCTACCTTGGAACGTGACACCCGCGGTCCGTCTATCCACTTTTCTTCGGAAACCTTCCTAACAGGACTATCATGGGGAGAATTCATCATATTGGGTCGACGCATTGGGGAACCTTTGGGGGTGGGTACGTTCGATGCTTTATTGAGACTCATTGGGTATTTATAGGGACTCGTTGGGATTTTCTGCTTAACCGGACTTATCGTTGTATTCTGATAACCTGGATCGTAGTTTCGCTTCAAGCTCTCCGTTCTCTGAGCCGTCACAGGGTTAACAGGCGGAGCTACGAATTCTTGTTTGGGGATGGCTTTCTTTGCTGGTGATTTATTAGGCTTCTCCGCCATTGTTCCCTTTAGGACCTTCTGCATGACACACCTATTGTCACCTGAACTGAGACTTGGTAGGTAAACCGGTGGATGTTCTCCATCTGTTTGATCATCACATGGACCCATGTAGATGACTGTGTCAGCCGATAGGTCTGAACTAGAGGGATCTGGACCTTCAGATGATCCCCCGGATTGATGTCCAGCTGCATTTGAGCTTAAACCGAGATTTTTATCAGCTCCTGACAGCTGAAATCGATGCTTTCGTCGACGCATTCGATGTATTCTGGATGCTAACTGAATCGTTGTAAGTGCATCCGTGTGACTCTGTTGTGGGAATCACGGGAAATACATTAAGAATTGGGTAATAGCTGTGTTTTGCGGAAAATGCCCTTAGgctgtttttcctttttggatTCTCCATAACTCACCTGCGTATGAGCCACATGAGCAAGTACAGTAACATGGCATGTGATGGGTGCGAGGCAGTCTTTTAGGAGAGGAGTAAGGGGATGGTCCCTATTTGGCGGATGCCTTTGGCCACTCAATATAGCAAGCAAAACATTCCCAATACCCGATAGTGGTAATCCACCTGCTCGATTTGCACAACCCCCCAAGTCAATCAGGTGCAATCGACTCCGTCCACCGGCAACTGCAATGTGGCACAACAAACACACATGAAGGATCCAAAatgggaggatttttttctctctctatcaACTAACTTACCACCCCCTTTTCCCGCCAAACTGTACTGGTACACGTGCAATGTAAAGATCAGGGCTGGCTCTAGTGGGCTACAACTGTGCCCTGAAGCGCGTCCCGCAAGGGCTGTGTCCAGGAAGAGAGCTGCTCGTTCAGCGGTGGGTGCTCGTAGTTCCGTGGGACCACCCAGGAAATCATCACGCAAATACACACCTGGTGACTCGTCGGACTCTGCAAGGGTAGAGTGGGATGCGGAAAGAGCAAATGTACAGAGAATGGAAGACAAGcttgtgggtgggtgggtgtagTTTGATGCAATTTCACTTTGCTACATTCGCAATACAATGTTGTTAAGCTCACTTCGAAAGGGGATCATTCGAGTTGATGAGCTTTCCGCATTGCTTTCTatagaacttttattttaactctagtcaaggggtgtttatctgctgATTATATTGACCAAAGATTAGCaaataatcacaatatttccaaagaatattctcattttcagttaaaaatttaatacttcttgggtttgaatttacttttttttaaagtacttttcaggattgaatttagtactttttaggctttttaaTACTATTTCCGATTTTGTACAGTATACTTTTTCAGTTggaatttactatatttttggctggaatttaatatgtttgcaactagaatttagtactctttCAGTTAGAACTTACTACTTTCTCGGTCAGAGTTTACTttattttagtacttttttggattaaatttagtactcaTTCGCCttaaatttagtccttttCCCAATTGAATTCAGATCTTTTTCAGTTAGAATTCACTATATTTTcaactagaatttagtacttttaataatttaatttaattcttaagattgaattttcaaaaagtactaaaatctagccgaaaaaagtattaaattcaatatagttaaaaagtactaaattctatctCTAGCTAAACTCTAGCCAAAAACATAGTAATTTCTATCTGGAAAAGTATACTAAAAACAATatgaaaaaatactaaatttaagtagaaaaagtactaaattcaatttcacttctttggttagaattaagaactttttaagCTTTCGCTCCTTAGTCCCTACcaatttaagactaaaaataaagaaatactAGAAGAAATATAGTTCTCTAAgttagattaaattttagaaaaaaatatctgaagAGTTTTAAgacttgaaaaataatttttctaaagttctaaaattgtaaaaaaaaaataaaaagaaagaaatgttaagaaagaaacattttaaacttgtgatataaatattattatattttctgaacaatataaaagcaataaaaaaatgcttttgaaaACAGTAGAGCTTTTAAATCGTCAACATCAcgtattgcaataaatttttcaactctGCAACATTTGTGAACATATTTCAGCAGATGTACCCGAGAGATAAAGTTCAACAAAGCTCCTCAATGggttttcctttcatttctcttcgaaaaattgttcttttgctcacttttttttcctccacaaaGCTATACacataaatgaaaaacattgtAGGGGTTGGTTGAAGTACACACTCCGCACAGAAAACatgaaattccaataaaagCATAAAGCCACCCCAAAAAACCACTCCTTCCCAGTGAAGTCATTAagataattgagaaaattaattaaagttccGCGAGTATAAATCGTGGCGTTATTTTGGCGCGTTCTCCGCATTTTATTGTACCATCAGCACTAAGGCAAGTTGGGCCCAGTTGTGGAGCACATTTTATTATGTTCtatgtgcaaaatattttgcacacatgtaaaataaatggaaataatgaaataataatCCAAAGAGATTAATGCGAATTGATGTCATGAACTTCACATCATTTGCACTGTATTTTGTGTGTTTATGACTGTGTGATACATCGCTGCTCACAGATGAACAAtaatattgcaattaattcaacaattttgtttgtttagaattttctatttatgcAGAATTTAGTCTGAAGTGACTACAATTTGGGTTgcaatgtaatttattaatttattgataaaatttatgatttattatcATTGTGAAATAAAGGTTTTTGTCCGCAATGATATAGATCATAAAACCaaagttaataattttattaaaatcagcAGCATAATTTTCTGCTTCAGTTCTTCATTGAGGTCATTTTAATGTtacatatataatttgcaataaagacctgaataaaattatatatccaTATCAACTTCGTATACATACTTATATATAAGAAATTACCCCTCAAAGACTGAATTGAAGATTAGAGACTTGGggtttataaattttccgcTTCTTTTCCTTCATCATTCATGCTCGAAGAAGGTTCTTCGTTTTGCTACATGGAAGATTTTGCTTTTCCACTCACTTATTTTATTGCGTAGCTCGTCATGTGCCATAAATATTGTGATTTTGGCCCGAATGAAACCCAAAGAATTTCTATATGGAGAAATCCTCCACCCCGGCCTAATAAACCCCTTCCCCCGTGCGTTGTGGCATATGGAATTCTTCATcgttttttgccattttgcaTGCATAATTTAAGTGAAAAATGGAATTCTTACCTGTGGCATGTGCTGCCAGTAAATCTCTCGAAGTTGATCCGGGTTTCGTGGCATTAACACCAAGTGCAGACACTCTAACGGAAAATCGAGCACCAGATTTCTGCCTTCGCTCATTGATGCCACGGTAGAGCCACGATATGGCACAAGGGATGGCACCGAGCTCACCAGCTCCACTTATCGAACCCATCATCGACTTCGATTGCCCTAGAAAAGATGATATGACACAAAATGCATTTGCCACATCAATTCACAACCATCACCCCCCCCCCAAACTCCTGCAAATCATTTTGAAATGCAAATCAACTGAAATTGAGTTTGAACGTCATCCCCCTCACGCCCTTTTCAGCAAAATATAACTCCCCTCATCTCTCCCAGAGAATCCTTCTtcacatcaattttttttttgggtataGGGAAGAGCATCCATGTAGTCAGAGAGGGGACTGTTGCTGAGGGCCAATACTGTGAGGGTGAGTTCACGCGAGAAATTTATGATGTTTACTGAATTACACGCAACAACAGTTTACGATGGTCAAGGGGACAACAACTCTGATGCTTTCTGAGAGATATCAGAGTGTTTGTGAATGAAATAGAATTAGAGCTACACAAACCACTTAATTTTATAACTTTAACCATCCACCCTGTTTAGAGTTAAAGGGGTGGTTATTctgagttttttcttctcttaaaaACGACAGAATTTCTGTAGGCTATAGTTTTGTGTAATCTTTCACTCTTTCGCATctaacgtgaaacattgaaacatgagctcttttatcacgatatttattctatgaatactttcagagaacatttttcaggcaaaacgtcttcttcgaCTTTTCCTGCGCGAATTTCATGTATTTCTAACtaggaaaaacaattgaattcataaaaaaatgggaaatgaaaatgtttcatatttGAGTCTACGTATGATCCAAAAAAACGCGAAATGGTTGAAAGTAAAAATGATAAGGACTGTAGATTCAAAGGAATTTTgggagacttttttttcactttcataAGAATTTTAACCCATATATGCCCATAAGTTTGTCTTTAACCTTGtcgcgtccaacgtgaaacataaaaacattgaaacatgcgctcttttatcccGATATTTATACTGTGGATGCTTTTAGAAGACTTTTCTGAGTTAGTcgtcttctttgacctctattgcgtgaattttattcatttctaactaggaaaaacaattgaattcataaaaaatgggaaaagaaaatgtttcatgtttgtgTCAACGTATGATCCAAAAAACGCGAAGGAGTTAAAATTGTCCAGAAAAGTGAATTCTTCAACCACAATTCTTTACACACaagatattttaaagctttttactttttatctaACCAAATTAATtcgatttttgtgaaaataaaaacttcctttgccatttttatgcactcaaaataaaaagaaatttttttgcgTGTTCATGATTGTGTAAAACTGGTAAATCTGGATTAATTTGctcgaaaagaaaattcaaaaattttcttaaaaatgcagaaaatattattacttGCAAACCCCTTggcattcatcccctttccctTCTGAATTTTTTGACCGATTGCAGTGAACGCGCGGTAACGTACTCCTATGGGGGAGGGGATGACGCAATGAATGTGTGAGCAGCTTCAACGTCGGGGTGTAAAATGtagattaaaatttcataattacCCGCCCCCGGATATCCAAGCGCCAGCAAACATCCGTCTGAGCCATCCAGTACGGCGGGAATCACCTCACTGAGTGCCGCAGAGCACACGTCATACTGCCAGGggtttgaaatt harbors:
- the LOC129791313 gene encoding kinesin-like protein CG14535 isoform X1, with protein sequence MERKSGRNVQENSKIARKRPQQRHYAAVRTLSPETHSDQSSVEFQEPAQVFASVHRPRQALKRPTVQHIAVHQQPQARVRMMEGGSSPMRVAIPAVQQQTFIHPRNGMNLLSNIYEKHLLSQTTFEGVPGGSGSGWEDKVSSTVNGPPHMAPHLSISMQQRQLMAIIASQRGIFAEPRQPLYEVIDTPPPTDARPPPKPRIKAPPRDVSRKDNVGRIDPVGGNLTPEPVELSCIFNSVGHKFEYRSTGRIGPHLESHSTSSSQAVRMAQGHKAMSGHGSHKSTRTTEILSSDRGGFCGALQRTPPSMPAAISRRLANRENAGIGKVKVMLRIADNPATCDEGSVSSYLSVDKKKRQVTLSDPSQASLVAASHPSGSQERGPMVAAPKMFAFDGLFTPEDTQYDVCSAALSEVIPAVLDGSDGCLLALGYPGAGQSKSMMGSISGAGELGAIPCAISWLYRGINERRQKSGARFSVRVSALGVNATKPGSTSRDLLAAHATESDESPGVYLRDDFLGGPTELRAPTAERAALFLDTALAGRASGHSCSPLEPALIFTLHVYQYSLAGKGGVAGGRSRLHLIDLGGCANRAGGLPLSGIGNVLLAILSGQRHPPNRDHPLTPLLKDCLAPITCHVTVLAHVAHTQSHTDALTTIQLASRIHRMRRRKHRFQLSGADKNLGLSSNAAGHQSGGSSEGPDPSSSDLSADTVIYMGPCDDQTDGEHPPVYLPSLSSGDNRCVMQKVLKGTMAEKPNKSPAKKAIPKQEFVAPPVNPVTAQRTESLKRNYDPGYQNTTISPVKQKIPTSPYKYPMSLNKASNVPTPKGSPMRRPNMMNSPHDSPVRKVSEEKWIDGPRVSRSKVAEARHLMREINHVKQCETWVDGPKTATQVAAKTLVAGCLPGALNPNGSYGFMDSHKKSMIRQWVENQTTQMLNSGHQLAVSSPSSPHHQRQTYHMTQFKCSRSEDDQRSLQENGAKREEEIHSDHTANTCPQPTTTTIDNQEEEDQDSGPSEVPPALPLIDRLGSREISHESLHIGSSCSRHISRENLPSVQMMDCGLQVTEEEIAKTMGSGIGTDHPLSALSHGDMSIVSSFHVGDTFSDCVIGDNSRHQFDQLARLREIFTSQLAMAEVTPVFRVGGDAGSVYSEPAYRFNGGTGSVCSEPVYRAPSPRCRDCRQSITLSRSPSQTSLPSLNGIVAIAGMEQYASLRHPDGASDPNLQKTTQLDGDDNKPPPSPAIEDECGKLLADTPLLSQTQLPQLPPLPLSTSEAYDSGHDSTPRTSKHSGISRRAESGYHSVATVRDSDESSFSSAAGSKVPPREPQKIHAKKTKRTDKSLCHWLRSPFTCTYPDTEGEVSDF
- the LOC129791313 gene encoding kinesin-like protein CG14535 isoform X2, producing MSTTKRMAQGHKAMSGHGSHKSTRTTEILSSDRGGFCGALQRTPPSMPAAISRRLANRENAGIGKVKVMLRIADNPATCDEGSVSSYLSVDKKKRQVTLSDPSQASLVAASHPSGSQERGPMVAAPKMFAFDGLFTPEDTQYDVCSAALSEVIPAVLDGSDGCLLALGYPGAGQSKSMMGSISGAGELGAIPCAISWLYRGINERRQKSGARFSVRVSALGVNATKPGSTSRDLLAAHATESDESPGVYLRDDFLGGPTELRAPTAERAALFLDTALAGRASGHSCSPLEPALIFTLHVYQYSLAGKGGVAGGRSRLHLIDLGGCANRAGGLPLSGIGNVLLAILSGQRHPPNRDHPLTPLLKDCLAPITCHVTVLAHVAHTQSHTDALTTIQLASRIHRMRRRKHRFQLSGADKNLGLSSNAAGHQSGGSSEGPDPSSSDLSADTVIYMGPCDDQTDGEHPPVYLPSLSSGDNRCVMQKVLKGTMAEKPNKSPAKKAIPKQEFVAPPVNPVTAQRTESLKRNYDPGYQNTTISPVKQKIPTSPYKYPMSLNKASNVPTPKGSPMRRPNMMNSPHDSPVRKVSEEKWIDGPRVSRSKVAEARHLMREINHVKQCETWVDGPKTATQVAAKTLVAGCLPGALNPNGSYGFMDSHKKSMIRQWVENQTTQMLNSGHQLAVSSPSSPHHQRQTYHMTQFKCSRSEDDQRSLQENGAKREEEIHSDHTANTCPQPTTTTIDNQEEEDQDSGPSEVPPALPLIDRLGSREISHESLHIGSSCSRHISRENLPSVQMMDCGLQVTEEEIAKTMGSGIGTDHPLSALSHGDMSIVSSFHVGDTFSDCVIGDNSRHQFDQLARLREIFTSQLAMAEVTPVFRVGGDAGSVYSEPAYRFNGGTGSVCSEPVYRAPSPRCRDCRQSITLSRSPSQTSLPSLNGIVAIAGMEQYASLRHPDGASDPNLQKTTQLDGDDNKPPPSPAIEDECGKLLADTPLLSQTQLPQLPPLPLSTSEAYDSGHDSTPRTSKHSGISRRAESGYHSVATVRDSDESSFSSAAGSKVPPREPQKIHAKKTKRTDKSLCHWLRSPFTCTYPDTEGEVSDF